One part of the Perognathus longimembris pacificus isolate PPM17 chromosome 10, ASM2315922v1, whole genome shotgun sequence genome encodes these proteins:
- the Vps9d1 gene encoding VPS9 domain-containing protein 1 isoform X1, whose protein sequence is MAAAAGDGAAKPLQSAMKLANGAIELDTGNRPREAYMEYLRSIHYISQVLLEEVETTREAGETVLPDTSKMLKLAEQCLERAQSTAAKLGKMHLKPAMPMAPPAPLPTSRHRRVCSDEGGKLSPFLPPEIFQKLQVAESQTSKKELTPLEEASLQNQKLKATYEARMARLDPSQAMQKTSLTLSLQRQMMENLVIAKAREETLQRKMEERRLRLQEAANRRFCSQVALTPEEREQRALYAAILEYEQDHDWPKHWRAKLKRSPGDLSLVTSLVSHLLSLPDHPISQLLKKLQCAVYSALYSIVSQTASAASAPGCCSLPPETDRSLAPGSRRLRSSQSLYCMLSPPEPSTAPKPQDEPPATPSIPQLHPGPLERGADSSSARPPSPLVDASSRLPDKDSSFEDLEQFLASSERWGRGPGGHPEPQTPGAKREPMLEQLKNTVKDIHNAIDRLLSLTLLAFESLNTAASKDRCLACIEEPFFSPLWPLLLALYRRVYYSQEAALSRSMELYRNAPPTTLGIPTKLLPQDPESKGASTYPYFTAAQELGLLVLESCPQKKLECIVRTLRVICICAEDYCRTQEARPEAGLQPHTAAIGADDLLPILSFVVLRSGLPQLVSECAALEEFIHEGYLIGEEGYCLTSLQSALSYVELLAQGALGR, encoded by the exons ATGGCTGCTGCGGCCGGGGACGGCGCGGCCAAGCCGCTGCAGAGCGCCATGAAGCTGGCCAACGGGGCCATCGAGCTGGACACCGGCAACCGGCCCCGG GAAGCATACATGGAGTACCTGAGGAGCATCCACTACATCTCCCAGGTGTTACTGGAGGAAGTAGAGACAACTAGAG AAGCTGGGGAAACTGTGCTTCCTGACACATCAAAGATGCTGAAACTGGCAGAGCAGTGTCTGGAGAGGGCTCAGTCAACAGCTGCCAAGCTTG GGAAAATGCACTTGAAGCCAGCCATGCCCATGGCTCCTCCAGCCCCCTTGCCCACCAGCCGCCACCGCCGGGTGTGTTCGGATGAAGGAGGGAAGCTTTCTCCTTTCCTGCCACCAGAGATCTTCCAGAAGCTGCAGGTGGCAGAATCACAGACCTCTAAGAA GGAGCTGACACCACTGGAAGAGGCCTCTCTGCAAAACCAGAAGCTGAAGGCCACATACGAGGCTAGGATGGCCCGTCTGGACCCCAGCCAGGCAATGCAGAAGACTTCACTG ACCCTGTCTCTTCAGCGGCAAATGATGGAGAATCTGGTGATCGCCAAAGCCCGGGAGGAAACA CTACAGCGGAAGATGGAGGAGCGCCGCCTCCGGCTCCAGGAGGCTGCCAACAG GCGGTTCTGCAGTCAGGTTGCTCTGACTCCGGAGGAGCGGGAACAGCGGGCCCTCTATGCAGCTATCCTGGAGTATGAGCAAGACCAT gactggccaaagcaCTGGCGAGCCAAGCTCAAGAGAAGCCCAGGGGACCTGTCGCTGGTGACCAGCCTGGTCTCCCACCTGCTCAG TCTTCCCGACCACCCAATTTCACAGCTCCTCAAGAAGCTCCAGTGTGCGGTGTACAGTGCTTTGTACTCCATTGTGAGCCAGACAGCCAGTGCTGCATCTGCTCCAGGCTGCTGCTCTCTGCCCCCAGAGACCGACAGATCACTGGCTCCGGGAAGCCGGCGACTCCGGTCTTCTCAGAGTCTTTACTGCATGCTGTCCCCACCAGAGCCTAGCACAGCCCCAAAGCCTCAGGATGAAccccctgctaccccctctattCCCCAACTTCACCCTGGCCCCCTGGAGAGAGGGGCAGACAGCAGCTCAGCCAGGCCTCCATCACCCCTGGTGGATGCCTCATCCCGCCTGCCAGACAAGGACAGCTCTTTTGAGGATCTGGAACAGTTTTTGGCTTCATCTGAGAGGTGGGGCCGGGGCCCTGGGGGGCACCCCGAGCCACAGACCCCGGGAGCAAAGAGGGAACCCATGCTGGAGCAACTGAAGAACACAGTGAAGGACATACACAATGCCATCG aCAGGCTACTCTCGCTGACCCTTCTGGCCTTCGAAAGCCTGAACACAGCTGCCTCCAAGGACCGCTGCCTAGCCTGCATCGAAGAGCCTTTCTTCTCCCCGCTGTGGCCCCTGCTGCTTGCCCTCTACAG GAGAGTGTACTACTCACAGGAGGCCGCCCTGAGTAGGAGCATGGAGCTCTACAGGAATGCACCCCCTACCACCCTTGGCATCCCTACCAAGCTCCTCCCCCAGGACCCTGAGTCTAAGGGAGCCAGCACCTACCCCTACTTCACTGCAGCCCAGGAGCTGGGCCTGCTGGTCCTGGAAAGCTGCCCCCAGAAGAAGCTGGAATGTATTG TACGGACCCTGCGGGTCATCTGCATCTGTGCAGAAGACTACTGCCGAACCCAGGAGGCCAGGCCAGAGGCCGGACTCCAGCCCCACACGGCTGCCAT TGGTGCTGATGACCTGCTACCAATCCTGTCctttgtggtgctaaggagtGGCCTACCCCAGCTGGTGTCTGAGTGTGCAGCCCTGGAGGAATTCATCCATGAGGG GTACCTGATTGGAGAGGAGGGCTACTGCCTGACTTCACTGCAGAGTGCCCTGAGCTATGTGGAGCTGCTGGCCCAGGGTGCCCTGGGCAGGTAA
- the Znf276 gene encoding zinc finger protein 276, translating into MKRDRLGRFLSPGASRQRGGSGGGRVRGRPSRSGGPSVDGAAVSVALARACGDAGEDGADEAGASRALTMGHCRLCHGKFSARSLRSISGRAPGDSSERPSSGERVFIRDFQCLLGVAVYQDPALPQFVCKNCYSQFYQCHSLLRSFLQRVNASPSGQRNPCSKIGARPPTVAEEEACLVDLITLSPHCLHGLVGWVHEHAANCRALPSLRGTLTSEYFGIIQTVWGCGQGHEYTMDMDASCRAPLLDSALAVKRVRDKETAPRLAQDLESNPTGAASQVCQGRGTTVGAETKMLPALDMAPTPSDGNSLGPEPGSQSQPSLAPSEAPGQLGEKQVPSPTSDDRVKDEFSDLSEGDFLSEDETDKKQNTQSSDESFEPYPEKKVSGKKQESKEARKAAEPKIRRKPGPKPGWKKQLRCEREELPTIYKCPYQGCTAVYRGADGMKKHIKEHHEEVRERPCPHPGCNKVFMIDRYLQRHVKLIHTEVRNYICDECGQTFKQRKHLLVHQMRHSGAKPLQCEVCGFQCRQRASLKYHMTKHKAEAELDFACDQCGRRFEKAHNLNVHMSMVHPLTQTQDKALSLEGEPLPGPPSCSGTMKKQDVKPEPT; encoded by the exons ATGAAGCGGGACCGGCTCGGCCGCTTCCTGTCGCCTGGGGCGAGCCGGCAGCGCGGGGGCTCGGGCGGCGGCCGAGTTCGAGGTCGCCCCTCCCGCAGCGGCGGGCCGAGCGTGGACGGGGCCGCCGTCTCGGTGGCGTTGGCGCGGGCCTGCGGGGACGCGGGCGAGGACGGCGCGGACGAGGCAG GAGCAAGCCGGGCTCTTACCATGGGGCACTGTCGCCTCTGCCATGGAAAGTTTTCTGCACGGAGCCTGCGAAGCATCTCTGGCAGGGCGCCAGGGGATAGCTCAGAGAGACCATCCTCTGGGGAGCGTGTCTTCATCAGGGACTTCCAGTGCCTGCTGGGTGTGGCTGTGTACCAGGACCCAGCCCTGCCTCAGTTTGTCTGCAAGAACTGCTACTCCCAGTTCTACCAGTGCCACAGCCTTCTCAGGTCCTTCCTGCAGAGAGTCAACGCCTCCCCATCTGGCCAGCGGAACCCTTGTTCAAA GATTGGTGCTCGGCCCCCCACAGTTGCAGAGGAGGAAGCGTGTTTGG TTGATCTGATCACTTTGAGCCCCCACTGCCTACACGGCTTAGTGGGGTGGGTGCACGAACACGCGGCCAACTGCAGGGCCCTACCCAGCCTCCGGGGGACACTGACCTCAGAGTACTTCGGCATCATCCAGACAGTGTGGGGCTGTGGTCAGGGCCATGAGTACACCATGGACATGGACGCAAGCTGCAGAGCCCCCTTGCTGGACAGTGCACTGGCAGTCAAGAGGGTGAGGGACAAGGAGACGGCACCACGGCTAGCCCAGGACTTGGAGTCTAACCCCACTGGGGCTGCCTCTCAGGTTTGCCAAGGCAGAGGAACTACAGTTGGGGCTGAGACCAAAATGCTGCCCGCCCTGGATATGGCCCCAACACCTTCAGATGGCAACTCTTTGGGACCTGAGCCAGGCTCCCAGTCTCAGCCAAGCCTGGCCCCCAGTGAGGCTCCAG GGCAACTGGGTGAGAAGCAGGTTCCATCTCCAACCTCGGATGATCGGGTAAAAGACGAGTTCAGTGACCTTTCTGAGGG AGACTTCCTGAGTGAAGATGAAACTGACAAGAAGCAGAACACACAGTCCTCAGATGAGTCCTTTGAGCCTTATCCAGAAAAGAA agtcTCTGGTAAgaagcaagaaagcaaagaagccaggaaagctGCAGAGCCAAAAATTCGAAGGAAGCCTGGGCCTAAGCCTGGATGGAAGAAGCAGCTGCGCTGTGAGAG GGAGGAGCTTCCCACTATCTACAAGTGTCCTTACCAGGGCTGCACGGCTGTATACCGTGGGGCTGATGGCATGAAG AAGCACATTAAGGAACACCACGAGGAGGTTCGGGAGAGGCCCTGTCCCCATCCTGGCTGCAACAAGGTGTTCATGATTGACCGCTACCTGCAACGCCACGTGAAGCTCATCCATACAG AGGTGCGCAACTACATCTGTGACGAGTGTGGACAGACCTTCAAGCAGCGGAAGCACCTCCTTGTCCACCAGATGCGCCACTCAGGAGCCAAACCACTGCA GTGTGAGGTCTGTGGTTTCCAGTGCAGGCAGAGGGCATCCCTCAAGTACCACATGACCAAACACAAGGCAGAGGCCGAGCTTGACTTCGCCTGTGACCAGTGCGGCCGGCGGTTTGAGAAGGCCCACAACCTCAATGTACACATGTCCATGGTGCACCCTCTGACACAGACCCAGGACAAGGCCCTGTCTCTGGAAGGGGAGCCCCTACCTGGGCCCCCAAGCTGCTCTGGGACCATGAAGAAACAGGATGTGAAGCCAGAGCCAACCTGA
- the Vps9d1 gene encoding VPS9 domain-containing protein 1 isoform X2: protein MAAAAGDGAAKPLQSAMKLANGAIELDTGNRPREAYMEYLRSIHYISQVLLEEVETTREAGETVLPDTSKMLKLAEQCLERAQSTAAKLGKMHLKPAMPMAPPAPLPTSRHRRVCSDEGGKLSPFLPPEIFQKLQVAESQTSKKELTPLEEASLQNQKLKATYEARMARLDPSQAMQKTSLTLSLQRQMMENLVIAKAREETLQRKMEERRLRLQEAANRRFCSQVALTPEEREQRALYAAILEYEQDHDWPKHWRAKLKRSPGDLSLVTSLVSHLLSLPDHPISQLLKKLQCAVYSALYSIVSQTASAASAPGCCSLPPETDRSLAPGSRRLRSSQSLYCMLSPPEPSTAPKPQDEPPATPSIPQLHPGPLERGADSSSARPPSPLVDASSRLPDKDSSFEDLEQFLASSERWGRGPGGHPEPQTPGAKREPMLEQLKNTVKDIHNAIDRLLSLTLLAFESLNTAASKDRCLACIEEPFFSPLWPLLLALYRRVYYSQEAALSRSMELYRNAPPTTLGIPTKLLPQDPESKGASTYPYFTAAQELGLLVLESCPQKKLECIDP, encoded by the exons ATGGCTGCTGCGGCCGGGGACGGCGCGGCCAAGCCGCTGCAGAGCGCCATGAAGCTGGCCAACGGGGCCATCGAGCTGGACACCGGCAACCGGCCCCGG GAAGCATACATGGAGTACCTGAGGAGCATCCACTACATCTCCCAGGTGTTACTGGAGGAAGTAGAGACAACTAGAG AAGCTGGGGAAACTGTGCTTCCTGACACATCAAAGATGCTGAAACTGGCAGAGCAGTGTCTGGAGAGGGCTCAGTCAACAGCTGCCAAGCTTG GGAAAATGCACTTGAAGCCAGCCATGCCCATGGCTCCTCCAGCCCCCTTGCCCACCAGCCGCCACCGCCGGGTGTGTTCGGATGAAGGAGGGAAGCTTTCTCCTTTCCTGCCACCAGAGATCTTCCAGAAGCTGCAGGTGGCAGAATCACAGACCTCTAAGAA GGAGCTGACACCACTGGAAGAGGCCTCTCTGCAAAACCAGAAGCTGAAGGCCACATACGAGGCTAGGATGGCCCGTCTGGACCCCAGCCAGGCAATGCAGAAGACTTCACTG ACCCTGTCTCTTCAGCGGCAAATGATGGAGAATCTGGTGATCGCCAAAGCCCGGGAGGAAACA CTACAGCGGAAGATGGAGGAGCGCCGCCTCCGGCTCCAGGAGGCTGCCAACAG GCGGTTCTGCAGTCAGGTTGCTCTGACTCCGGAGGAGCGGGAACAGCGGGCCCTCTATGCAGCTATCCTGGAGTATGAGCAAGACCAT gactggccaaagcaCTGGCGAGCCAAGCTCAAGAGAAGCCCAGGGGACCTGTCGCTGGTGACCAGCCTGGTCTCCCACCTGCTCAG TCTTCCCGACCACCCAATTTCACAGCTCCTCAAGAAGCTCCAGTGTGCGGTGTACAGTGCTTTGTACTCCATTGTGAGCCAGACAGCCAGTGCTGCATCTGCTCCAGGCTGCTGCTCTCTGCCCCCAGAGACCGACAGATCACTGGCTCCGGGAAGCCGGCGACTCCGGTCTTCTCAGAGTCTTTACTGCATGCTGTCCCCACCAGAGCCTAGCACAGCCCCAAAGCCTCAGGATGAAccccctgctaccccctctattCCCCAACTTCACCCTGGCCCCCTGGAGAGAGGGGCAGACAGCAGCTCAGCCAGGCCTCCATCACCCCTGGTGGATGCCTCATCCCGCCTGCCAGACAAGGACAGCTCTTTTGAGGATCTGGAACAGTTTTTGGCTTCATCTGAGAGGTGGGGCCGGGGCCCTGGGGGGCACCCCGAGCCACAGACCCCGGGAGCAAAGAGGGAACCCATGCTGGAGCAACTGAAGAACACAGTGAAGGACATACACAATGCCATCG aCAGGCTACTCTCGCTGACCCTTCTGGCCTTCGAAAGCCTGAACACAGCTGCCTCCAAGGACCGCTGCCTAGCCTGCATCGAAGAGCCTTTCTTCTCCCCGCTGTGGCCCCTGCTGCTTGCCCTCTACAG GAGAGTGTACTACTCACAGGAGGCCGCCCTGAGTAGGAGCATGGAGCTCTACAGGAATGCACCCCCTACCACCCTTGGCATCCCTACCAAGCTCCTCCCCCAGGACCCTGAGTCTAAGGGAGCCAGCACCTACCCCTACTTCACTGCAGCCCAGGAGCTGGGCCTGCTGGTCCTGGAAAGCTGCCCCCAGAAGAAGCTGGAATGTATTG ACCCCTGA